In Arachis hypogaea cultivar Tifrunner chromosome 2, arahy.Tifrunner.gnm2.J5K5, whole genome shotgun sequence, a genomic segment contains:
- the LOC112730964 gene encoding uncharacterized protein, whose product MAKKGKKQLMTSAPWRGDDNNTESEFQDAKLKVTTQPGNGTSTMHVPRSKSNHHHHHDGDDSIEIDPELRYSFQRNFQFLQRVFSIDTLVKPLPPAMAYDVSRNLTFFTRIFTQFFDPEGIANAQKSLGIGREEKARNVR is encoded by the exons ATGGCGAAGAAGGGGAAGAAGCAGCTGATGACGTCAGCGCCATGGAGGGGCGACGACAACAACACTGAATCAGAATTCCAAGATGCTAAGCTCAAAGTCACTACCCAGCCCGGTAATGGCACTTCCACCATGCACGTTCCTCGCTCCAAGTccaaccaccaccatcaccacgaCGGCGACGATTCCATCGAGATTGACCCTGAGCTTCGCTACAGTTTCCAGCGCAATTTTCAG TTTCTGCAACGGGTTTTTAGCATTGACACGCTGGTGAAACCTCTTCCTCCTGCCATGGCATATGATGTCTCTCGCAACTTGACCTTCTTCACCCGCATCTTCACACAATTCTTTG ATCCTGAAGGTATTGCAAATGCCCAGAAATCATTGGGCATAGGACGGGAAGAGAAAGCTCGCAATGTTCGCTGA
- the LOC112730996 gene encoding mediator-associated protein 2: protein MVDSQNVEGYRPAPDFEEDRRSALLNLEMNDSTELWLIKLPFSTSSHQSRMEHMLSEIDGEELSFNLHSDGKLASFEDSSEKLYDFVSYPSQEPDEMVFVPSPTEPKIAGKISRRVSIVHYPDPKELEERKIIAKHAHQNSSGVTKTTSSRYFSTQISGRAGSSKGSRKSSVSQVSEPSNAAERTSGKKVSELSHGNSTGISGMSSDHSDGGKSKKRKHKE, encoded by the exons ATGGTGGATTCACAGAATGTTGAAGGTTACAGGCCTGCTCCGGATTTTGAGGAAGATAGGAGAAGTGCACTCCTTAATCTTGAGATGAATGACTCCACTGAGCTTTGGCTCATTAAGTTACCCTTTTCAACT TCATCCCACCAAAGCAGGATGGAGCATATGTTATCCGAGATTGATGGGGAGGAATTGTCTTTCAATCTTCATAGTGATGGAAAACTTGCCAGCTTTGAGGACTCATCTG AGAAACTATATGATTTTGTCAGCTACCCTTCCCAGGAGCCAGATGAAATGGTTTTTGTTCCCTCTCCTACAGAACCGAAAATCG CTGGAAAGATTTCACGGCGAGTATCTATTGTACATTACCCAGATCCTAAAGAACTTGAAGAACGCAAGATTATTGCAAAACATGCGCATCAAAATTCTTCAGGAGTCACAAAGACAACTTCGTCCCGATATTTCTCAACACAGATTTCTGGTCGTGCAGGTTCTTCAAAAGGTAGCAGGAAAAGCTCCGTTTCTCAAGTTAGTGAACCATCAAATGCTGCAGAACGCACCAGTGGAAAAAAAGTGTCCGAGCTCTCCCATGGTAATAGCACTGGCATTTCCGGCATGTCTTCCGATCATTCTGATGGAGGAAAATCAAAGAAGAGAAAGCATAAGGAGTAA
- the LOC112730980 gene encoding uncharacterized protein — translation MACCRLVRLRFCHNTCRALRSRPPALPFLAVTSSPRNYPLSFCHVSSSSAQVDQHQQESHLPRSPDLVALEYADLNLSYDLDLGHVRIRQHVNPLSSSFSVPAQVPDWNQVFADPMLPLMVDIGCGSGRFLMWLAKRNPKVRNYLGLEIRRKLVKRAEIWVKDLGLDNIHFLFANATISFKQLVEAYPGPLQLVSILCPDPHFKKRHHKRRVLQKPLVGAIVDNLVPGGQVFVQSDVVEMALDMRDQFDEVDKLKHIDTLNPDISCDGEGWLLSNPMGIRTEREIHAEYEGAKIYRRLYQKQ, via the exons ATGGCTTGCTGCCGTCTCGTGAGATTACGGTTCTGCCACAACACGTGTCGTGCTCTGAGGAGTCGCCCTCCGGCGTTACCCTTTCTTGCCGTTACCTCTTCCCCTCGTAATTATCCTCTCTCATTCTGCCACGTGTCTTCTTCTTCAGCTCAAGTGGACCAGCACCAACAAGAGTCTCATCTTCCCCGTAGCCCTGACTTGGTTGCATTGGAATATGCTGATCTCAATCTCTCTTACGACTTG GATCTGGGTCATGTTAGGATAAGGCAACATGTTAATCCCCTGAGCTCTTCTTTCTCA GTACCTGCACAAGTACCAGACTGGAACCAGGTCTTTGCAGATCCAATGCTGCCGCTCATGGTGGATATTGGATGCG GTAGTGGCAGGTTTCTTATGTGGCTTGCTAAAAGGAATCCTAAAGTGAGAAATTATTTGGGATTGGAAATACGGAGAAAG CTCGTCAAGCGTGCTGAGATATGGGTCAAAGATCTGGGTCTTGATAACAT ACATTTCTTGTTTGCAAATGCCACGATTTCTTTCAAGCAGTTGGTAGAAGCATATCCTGGGCCCTTGCAGTTAGTTTCAATTTTG TGTCCAGACCCACATTTCAAGAAGAGACATCATAAAAGGAGAGTTCTGCAGAAGCCATTGGTTGGTGCTATTGTAGATAATTTAGTGCCTGGAGGAcag GTGTTTGTACAGTCCGACGTGGTTGAAATGGCACTTGACATGAGAGATCAATTTGATGAAGTTGACAAGCTCAAACACATTGATACATTGAATCCGGATATTTCATGTGATGGTGAAGGGTGGCTGTTAAGCAATCCAATGGGGATAAGAACTGAGAGAGAGATTCACGCAGAATACGAAGGTGCGAAAATCTACCGAAGGTTGTACCAGAAGCAGTAG
- the LOC112731042 gene encoding uncharacterized protein, with protein MSKDKNDGETSEKGLFSHLGGSHYYPSAPPYPPPYPAAATGYPPQGGYPPTAYPPAGYPPAGGYPPGGYPPQGGYPPPGAYPPHGGYPPSGYPPAGYPPSGYSPAGYPLSGYPPQAYPVSHGHHNSGHWPGGVGGMLAGGAAAAAAMYGAHHLTHGHYGHHHGFFGHGKFKHGKFKHGKFGKRWKHGMFKRWK; from the exons ATGAGTAAAGACAAGAATGATGGTGAGACTAGTGAGAAAGGACTATTTTCACATTTAGGAGGAAGCCATTATTATCCATCAGCACCACCGTATCCCCCTCCATACCCGGCAGCAGCAACAGGGTATCCACCACAAGGAGGCTATCCCCCAACTGCCTACCCACCAGCCGGGTATCCACCCGCCGGAGGATATCCTCCTGGAGGTTATCCACCTCAAGGAGGGTATCCGCCGCCTGGAGCATATCCACCACATGGAGGTTATCCTCCTTCAGGGTATCCACCTGCCGGTTATCCTCCTTCGGGATATTCACCTGCTGGTTATCCTCTTTCGGGGTATCCACCACAAGCTTATCCTGTTTCACATGGCCATCATAATTCAG GGCACTGGCCTGGTGGTGTTGGTGGAATGTTAGCAGGGGGTGCTGCTGCTGCGGCTGCTATGTATGGTGCTCACCATTTGACTCATGGTCATTATGGTCATCATCATGGGTTCTTTGGTCATGGAAAGTTTAAGCATGGGAAATTTAAGCATGGCAAATTCGGCAAGCGTTGGAAGCATGGCATGTTCAAGCGATGGAAGTGA
- the LOC112761805 gene encoding uncharacterized protein — MNLLIPNIPQQISFSKSVSLSLSVSVTPTPQPPVRPRFPAIIRMGGGPRTYPGGVSKWQWKRMQAKKAKQLLKARLSRERHIYEMRKRAELRAAVSDLERPWEPVQQAPTLFSVRADEQVKVLADRFQRPGGFDLWSEKDGPQLFETPDELPSARFFPKGVVHSIRPYRRIDADELLGKGSGVSDHRDGEDSSSAARFSSEGLDDESDDQECSSALLSSSENNGVSVDGGLKNNGRNGQRLLSEHVDNEGFSSSPLDYGRKGVNSGGRMRKNRNGNRLMSKGGRDGFDNEVCSSSSPLSCGRSGGNYDGRMRRNTNGRRFPSRDVSGSDDGEYPSSPFSSERNGGNVDGRMRKNGNGRRLASRDINGSNGSYSGQVGSGMRQGRGNPSANRRGSANRRGGTYSSRNSSYDSPRVRDSNSEVYDMDLQQDGSYGFHRKSEQSKSRNC, encoded by the exons ATGAATCTTTTAATCCCCAATATCCCACAGCAGATCTCATTCTCCAAATCAGTGTCACTGTCACTCTCAGTATCGGTGACACCCACTCCCCAGCCCCCCGTGCGCCCTCGGTTTCCCGCCATAATCCGAATGGGCGGAGGACCGAGGACGTACCCGGGCGGGGTCTCCAAGTGGCAGTGGAAGCGCATGCAGGCCAAGAAGGCCAAGCAGCTCCTCAAAGCCCGCCTTTCCCGCGAGCGTCACATTTATGAGATGCGCAAGCGGGCCGAGCTCCGGGCCGCCGTCTCCGACCTCGAGAGACCCTGGGAGCCCGTCCAGCAGGCCCCTACCTTGTTCTCTGTGCGGGCCGATGAGCAAGTCAAGGTCCTCGCCGACAG GTTTCAAAGACCTGGTGGGTTTGACCTCTGGAGCGAGAAGGACGGGCCTCAGTTGTTTGAAACTCCTGATGAGTTGCCATCTGCAAGGTTCTTCCCCAAAGGGGTTGTTCATAGTATCAGGCCTTATAGGAGGATTGATGCTGATGAGTTGCTGGGGAAGGGTAGCGGGGTTAGTGATCATAGAGATGGAGAGGATTCTTCTTCTGCTGCAAGGTTTTCATCTGAGGGTCTGGATGATGAGTCTGATGATCAGGAGTGTTCTTCAGCTTTGTTGAGCTCTTCAGAGAATAATGGGGTGAGTGTTGATGGTGGATTGAAGAATAATGGGAGGAATGGACAGAGGCTTTTGTCTGAGCATGTTGACAATGAAgggttttcttcttctcctttggaTTATGGGAGGAAGGGAGTGAATTCTGGCGGCCGAATGAGGAAGAATAGGAATGGAAACAGGCTTATGTCAAAGGGTGGTCGTGATGGGTTTGATAATGAAgtgtgttcttcttcttcccctttgaGTTGTGGAAGAAGTGGTGGGAATTATGATGGTAGAATGAGAAGGAATACGAATGGAAGGAGGTTTCCATCAAGGGATGTTAGTGGATCTGATGATGGAGAGTATCCCTCTTCTCCTTTTAGTTCTGAGAGGAATGGAGGGAATGTTGATGGGAGAATGAGGAAGAATGGGAATGGAAGGAGGTTGGCATCCAGGGATATTAATGGGTCTAATGGGTCGTACTCTGGCCAAGTTGGTTCTGGTATGAGGCAGGGTCGGGGTAATCCTAGTGCCAACAGAAGaggtagtgccaacagaagaggTGGAACATACAGTAGCAGAAATTCAAGCTATGATTCACCAAGAGTCAGAGATTCTAATTCTGAAGTTTATGATATGGATTTGCAACAGGATGGAAGTTACGGGTTCCACAGGAAGAGTGAGCAATCTAAATCTAGAAATTGTTAA
- the LOC112731070 gene encoding uncharacterized protein — MDPQAFIRLSIGSLGLRCAGIEGSTGRSRTQKPPSPFVCEIRLRGFPVQTSSVPLISSTEAIPDVENVATSFYLEESDLKALLAPGCFYNTHAGLEIVVFSGRKGSHCGVGIKRQQIGIFKIQVGPEWQEGKPLTLFSGWIGIGKRKPENGRAVAELHLRVKLDPDPRYVFQFEDVTTLSPQIVQLQGSIKQPIFSVKFTKDRVSQIDQLSNYWCGSTISDMEMERRERKGWKVKIHDLSGSAVAAAFITTPFVPSSGCDWVARSNPGAWLILRPDACRPESWQPWGKLEAWRERGLRDSVCFRFHVLSEAREGGELLMSEIFLSAEKGGEFFIDTERHMRTANTAASPVPSPQSSGDFGALTPVAGGFVMSCRVQGEGKRSKPLVQLALRHVTCVEDAAIFMALAAAVDLSIEACRPFRRKIRRAFRHSF; from the exons ATGGATCCTCAGGCCTTCATTAGGTTATCAATAGGCTCTCTTGGGCTACGATGTGCCGGAATTGAGGGAAGCACCGGAAGATCTAGAACTCAAAAGCCACCTTCTCCTTTTGTTTGTGAGATAAGGCTCCGGGGTTTTCCTGTTCAAACATCATCAGTCCCCTTGATATCCTCTACCGAAGCTATACCTGACGTGGAGAATGTTGCTACTAGCTTTTACCTTGAGGAATCTGATCTAAAAGCATTGTTGGCTCCCGGTTGTTTCTATAATACTCATGCTGGTTTGGAGATTGTTGTTTTCTCAGGTAGGAAGGGCTCCCATTGTGGAGTTGGCATCAAAAGGCAGCAAATTGGGATTTTTAAAATACAGGTAGGCCCTGAGTGGCAAGAAGGAAAGCCACTGACTCTTTTTAGTGGGTGGATAGGTATTGGGAAGAGGAAACCGGAGAACGGACGGGCAGTTGCCGAGCTACACTTAAGAGTTAAGCTAGATCCCGACCCTCGATATGTATTCCAGTTTGAAGATGTTACCACATTGAGTCCTCAGATTGTTCAACTTCAAGGCTCCATCAAGCAGCCAATCTTCAGTGTCAAGTTTACTAAGGACAG GGTTTCCCAGATTGACCAATTGAGCAATTATTGGTGTGGTTCTACGATTTCCGACATGGAGATGGAGAGGCGAGAGAGAAAAGGGTGGAAGGTGAAGATACATGATCTATCTGGCTCAGCTGTAGCTGCAGCCTTCATAACAACTCCCTTTGTTCCATCTTCAGGTTGTGATTGGGTTGCAAGGTCCAACCCAGGAGCTTGGCTAATTCTTCGTCCGGACGCTTGTAGACCAGAGAGCTGGCAGCCGTGGGGAAAGCTTGAAGCTTGGCGCGAACGCGGCCTCCGAGACTCTGTATGCTTTAGATTCCATGTCCTATCTGAGGCTCGGGAAGGCGGCGAACTTCTCATGTCAGAAATATTTTTAAGTGCTGAAAAGGGTGGCGAGTTTTTCATAGACACTGAAAGACACATGCGGACTGCAAACACTGCAGCAAGTCCAGTACCTAGTCCACAGAGCAGTGGGGACTTTGGTGCGCTCACTCCGGTAGCCGGAGGCTTTGTCATGAGCTGTAGAGTTCAAGGGGAAGGGAAACGAAGTAAACCGTTAGTCCAGCTGGCATTGCGACACGTTACTTGCGTCGAGGATGCTGCCATCTTCATGGCACTTGCGGCAGCTGTTGACCTCAGCATTGAGGCATGCCGGCCGTTTCGTAGGAAGATTAGAAGAGCTTTCCGGCATTCTTTCTAA